A genome region from Triticum aestivum cultivar Chinese Spring chromosome 2B, IWGSC CS RefSeq v2.1, whole genome shotgun sequence includes the following:
- the LOC123040326 gene encoding acyl transferase 15-like, which produces MGVVVRKCSTVVVRPPPEPVTATVNINLSPLDKNVMSVPAAVFMVFDGRIPEPAATIERALSQALAHYSPVSGRLAAGAEQGEFHIRCTGEGVPFVAAAADCALKDAEFFGRSVAGALLEELAIYYPAEHCGFGDPLLMMQVTEFSCGGFVVGVTWNHVVADAAGIGQFLQAVGELARGLPSPSVAPVRWDDALTAVPPPADGFVELMMTLQPADMAALDVTVPWGLIDRIKESSNASGSSRSRPPCTTFEAVTALLWQCRTGAVGLSSSPEEPVALYFAVNARRYVGSRRGYYGNCVTGRVVVATAGAVAGGDLADLVGMIQRAKSQIPEQFDDGGEKGAGVDRRGVAGLAVDGYNVLIVTSWRNLGLDRADFGGGPPARVTTYGRGRARAPNCVPCPGSGALGSSVMAACVREEHAAAFLGELASRSK; this is translated from the coding sequence ATGGGCGTCGTGGTGAGGAAATGCTCGACGGTGGTCGTGAGGCCACCACCGGAGCCGGTGACGGCCACCGTCAACATCAACCTCTCGCCTTTGGACAAGAACGTCATGTCCGTGCCAGCGGCGGTGTTCATGGTGTTCGACGGTCGGATCCCCGAACCTGCCGCGACCATAGAGAGGGCTCTGTCCCAAGCTCTAGCCCACTACTCCCCAGTCTCAGGCCGCCTCGCTGCCGGAGCCGAGCAGGGCGAGTTCCACATCAGGTGCACCGGCGAGGGCGTCCCGTTCGTGGCCGCGGCCGCGGACTGCGCTCTCAAGGACGCCGAGTTCTTCGGCCGGTCGGTGGCCGGcgcgctgctggaggagctggCCATCTACTACCCGGCCGAGCACTGCGGTTTCGGTGACCCTCTGCTCATGATGCAGGTCACCGAGTTCTCCTGCGGCGGCTTCGTCGTCGGGGTAACGTGGAACCACGTCGTCGCCGACGCGGCCGGGATCGGCCAGTTCCTGCAGGCCGTCGGCGAGCTCGCgcgcgggctgccgtcgccgtccgtggccccggtgAGGTGGGACGACGCGCTGACGGCGGTGCCTCCGCCCGCCGACGGCTTCGTGGAGCTGATGATGACGCTCCAGCCGGCCGACATGGCCGCGCTCGACGTCACCGTGCCATGGGGCCTAATCGACCGCATCAAGGAGAGCTCCAACGCCAGCGGATCATCAAGGTCAAGGCCGCCGTGCACGACGTTCGAGGCGGTGACCGCGCTGCTGTGGCAGTGCCGCACCGGCGCGGTGGGGCTGTCGTCCAGCCCGGAGGAGCCCGTGGCGCTCTACTTCGCGGTGAACGCGCGGAGGTACGTCGGGTCCCGGCGCGGGTACTACGGCAACTGCGTGACCGGgcgggtggtggtggcgacggccggcgcggtggccggcggcgacctcgCGGACCTGGTGGGGATGATCCAGCGCGCCAAGAGCCAGATACCGGAGCAGTTCGACGACGGCGGCGAGAAGGGCGCAGGTGTGGACCGCCGCGGCGTGGCTGGCCTGGCCGTGGACGGGTACAACGTGCTCATCGTCACGAGCTGGCGGAACCTCGGGCTGGACAGGGCCGACTTCGGCGGAGGGCCGCCGGCGCGGGTGACCACCTACGGCCGGGGCAGGGCGAGGGCGCCCAACTGCGTGCCGTGCCCGGGGAGCGGCGCCCTCGGGTCCAGCGTCATGGCCGCCTGCGTCAGGGAGGAgcacgccgccgccttcctcggagAGCTAGCCTCGAGGTCCAAATGA